One Cryptococcus neoformans var. grubii H99 chromosome 3, complete sequence genomic region harbors:
- a CDS encoding F-type H -transporting ATPase subunit G: MRPQLFRPVRTLGRRLNSSSASPQTNPNVQKAVENAQKAYAQTAATLKKAAGPVGEKIGGALGGYREPVIYNSKVFASICRQVWQAEKLSPPLELATWARAYSEIYSKAVNGGYWKNVLKTGAWAGLGVAALEAYGIFKIGEIVGRRNLIGYSLKE, encoded by the exons ATGCGGCCTCAGCTTTTCCGCCCAGTTCGTACGCTCGGTCGTCGCCTCAACTCCAGCAGCGCCAGCCCCCAGACGAACCCCAACGTCCAGAAGGCGGTCGAAAACGCCCAGAAGGCCTATGCGCAGACTGCCGCGACCTTGAAGAAAGCTGCTGGCCCCGTCGGGGAGAAGATTGGCGGTGCTCTTGGTG GCTACCGTGAACCTGTCATCTACAACTCAAAGGTCTTTGCTTCCATCTGCCGTCAAGTCTGGCAAGCCGAGAAGCTTTCTCCCCCTCTCGAACTTGCGACATGGGCTCGCGCGTACTCTGAGATCTACTCCAAGGCTGTCAACGGTGGTTACTGGAAGAACGTCTTGAAGACTGGTGCCTGGGCCGGTTTGGGTGTTGCC GCTCTTGAGGCGTACGGTATTTTCAAAATTGGCGAGATTGTTGGTAGGCGCAACTTGATTGGTTACAGTCTCAAGGAATAG
- a CDS encoding inorganic phosphate transporter pho88, with the protein MNNPAISNLILSLGAMQVARRIPMEDPQVVNYLRIGYVSAQLISLAIYYFITLKIRKKNDLTVLKYVNPASPMNPDAKPELVQTTVKDYDLAETGKAIRSLLISVAIMTFLHGYMKYTQPLFIQSIMGLKGALESNTAKLHLWNKKAEGDLARPFKASGGMFESLTGKASGPQTDAATIKEAEKAGKAE; encoded by the exons ATGAACAACCCAGCCATCTCAAACCTCATACTGTCCCTCGGTGCCATGCAGG TCGCCCGAAGGATCCCCATGGAAGACCCACAGGTCGTAAACTACCTCCGTATCGGTTACGTCTCTGCTCAGCTCATATCGCTTGCTATATATTACTTCATTACCCTCAAG atcaggaagaagaacgacTTGACGGTCTTGAAATACGTCAATCCGGCGTCTCCTATG AACCCTGATGCCAAGCCAGAACTTGTGCAGACTACTGTCAAAGACTACGATCTTGCTGAAACTGGCAAGGCTATCAGGAGCTTGCTCATC AGCGTCGCCATTATGACTTTCCTT CACGGCTACATGAAGTACACTCAacccctcttcatccaatcCATCATGGGTCTTAAGGGCGCCCTCGAATCCAACACCGCCAAGCTCCACCTCTGGAACAAGAAGGCCGAGGGTGACCTTGCTCGACCTTTCAAGGCCTCTGGAGGCATGTTTGAGAGCCTTACAGGTAAAGCTTCGGGCCCCCAGACGGATGCTGCCACTATCaaagaagctgagaagGCTGGCAAGGCCGAGTAA
- a CDS encoding NADH:flavin oxidoreductase/NADH oxidase — MPDPISLIAEPLTLPNGIRVPNRLVKAAMAEGIGLGGGPPQQNHLRLYGQWAQGGWGMVISGNVQIDPKHLASPHDLTITPSTADRVAFRRLTSVVASNPKPPLLIMQISHPGLQSSSTVNFSRLPHQRAIGPCSARPDMNGGIMGWLWGHAVWPRKSKEIRDPEDWLSIVDRFVAGAVLAEEAGWDGIQVHAAHGYLLAEYLSPLTNPNPVHLPGAPDDVPVRLHLLYLVLEGIGRKTSKSFIKAVKVNCSDFVQGGLDEDQASELIKTIVSWQLLDIIEISGGTYAQPAFAYPETLSSPSKRQSLFSHFTTSLLPLLPPPPQGPAILLTGGLHNRELIASSLAERACDMVGIGRPACLIPDLPRHIILNSAIADEEAFFGTYIIPHSKAVKFLLGGPSTAKGKGIPLVGAGVSTLWHTWQMCRIGRGVEPDREMSWFRGLMVEEIWEGMIVRGVTLILSWRGNI, encoded by the exons ATGCCAGACCCGATCAGCCTCATCGCCGAGCCTCTCACCTTGCCCAATGGTATCCGCGTACCCAACAGACTCGTAAAG GCTGCTATGGCAGAAGGCATCGGTCTGGGCGGAGGACCTCCTCAGCAGAATCATCTACGGCTGTATGGGCAATGGGCCCAAGGCGGGTGGGGAATGGTCATCTCGG GGAATGTCCAAATCGATCCTAAGCATCTTGCTTCGCCGCATGACTTGACAATAACTCCGTCTACGGCAGACCGGGTAGCGTTTCGCCGTCTGACATCGGTCGTCGCTTCCAATCCAAagcctcctcttctgatAATGCAAATCTCCCATCCCGGCCTCCAGTCATCTTCGACCGTGAACTTTTCACGCTTGCCTCACCAACGCGCAATCGGGCCGTGCTCAGCTCGTCCAGACATGAACGGCGGCATAATGGGCTGGCTATGGGGTCATGCCGTGTGGCCGAGGAAGAGTAAGGAAATAAGAGACCCGGAGGACTGGCTGAGTATCGTGGACCGGTTCGTCGCGGGCGCAGTGCTggctgaagaagcaggatGGGATGGAATACAGGTGCATGCGGCCCACGGGTACCTGCTGGCAGAATATTTGTCCCCGTTG ACAAACCCAAACCCTGTGCATCTGCCAGGTGCTCCTGATGATGTGCCTGTACGCTTACACCTCCTCTATCTCGTTCTTGAAGGCATAGGGAGGAAAACGTCCAAGTCATTCATCAAGGCCGTCAAAGTCAACTGTTCTGATTTTGTTCAAGGAG GTCTCGACGAAGATCAGGCGTCAGAATTGATCAAGACCATTGTATCATGGCAACTACTCGACATTATTGAAATATCTGGAGGAACATATGCCCAACCAGCCTTCGCATATCCTGAAACTCTGTCGTCTCCATCCAAGCGTCAatctctcttttcccatTTCACAACGTCCCTTTTACCTCTACTTCCACCTCCCCCACAAGGTCCCGCTATACTCTTGACGGGAGGGCTGCATAATAGAGAGTTGATAGCGTCCTCACTGGCGGAGAGAGCGTGTGACATGGTCGGAATTGGGAGACCAGCCTGTCTCATTCCGGATCTGCCTCGACATATCATTCTGAATTCAGCTATCgccgatgaagaagctttCTTTGGCACATACATTATTCCTCACTCAAAGGCCGTCAAATTCCTTCTCGGAGGCCCGTCGACCGCCAAGGGAAAAGGCATACCGCTTGTGGGCGCAGGTGTGTCAACATTGTGGCATACATGGCAAATGTGCCGGATAGGAAGAGGGGTCGAGCCAGACAGGGAGATGTCGTGGTTCAGGGGgttgatggtggaagaaatATGGGAGGGCATGATTGTGCGCGGCGTCACGCTGATACTAAGTTGGAGAGGCAATATATAG
- a CDS encoding geranylgeranyl transferase type-1 subunit beta, variant, with protein sequence MGGMDMVSTTSGGFKGSTYMDTPNPTTSPPHLPSTYTALLCLALLRAPLDRLNIPGLLYFLNSCQAEDGSFSPLPAEPYLLEGFQSDARMAYIASVISHIIQDSSGMNLSKLKEWIRKCRTWEGGYASRPGVIEAQGGTTYCSLTTLSFMSDFDNSPSPLNDRIFQTDTLRWLVSRQLGGFQGRPGKLEDVCYSFWCGGTLSVLGRDDLIDHDANKAFLLSAQSPLGGFGKEPEDYPDPYHSYLALAALSLSLNRFGDDKENSFGLKTLDVRWNVSAETAEWLQREITRVKEQE encoded by the exons ATGGGCGGAATGGATATGGTCTCTACAA CGTCCGGAGGGTTCAAGGGGTCCACATACATGGACACACCA AACCCCACCACATCGCCCCCCCATCTCCCTTCAACTTATACTGCCCTTTTGTGTCTAGCTCTTCTCAGAGCACCATTAGATCGGCTGAACATTCCAGGACTGTTATACTTTCTAAATTCATGTCAAGCGGAAGATGGATC GTTctcgcctcttcctgcCGAACCATACCTTTTGGAAGGCTTTCAGTCTGACGCTCGCATGGCCTACATAGCAAGTGTTATATCCCACATAATACAGGACTCTTCGGGTATGAATCTATCTAAACTGAAGGAGTGGATACGAAAGTGCAGA ACCTGGGAGGGCGGCTATGCTTCCAGACCTGGAGTGATTGAGGCCCAAG GCGGGACAACCTATTGCTCTCTGACAACCCTTTCCTTCATGTCTGACTTTGATAACTCTCCGTCACCTTTGAACGACCGAATCTTTCAAACTGATACCTTGCGGTGGCTAGTCTCTAGACAGCTAGGAGGCTTCCAAGGGCGACCAGGCAAGCTCGAGGATGTTTGTTATTCATTCTGGTGTGGAGGAACTCTTTCT GTTTTGGGCCGAGACGATCTGATTGATCACGATGCCAATAAGGCGTTTCTTCTATCGGCACAGTCACCTTTGGGCGGCTTTGGAAAGGAGCCAGAGGACTATCCTGATCCTTATCACTCTTatcttgctcttgctgcACTTTCATTATCACTGAATCGCTTCGGCGACGACAAAGAAAACAGTTTTGGTTTGAAAACACTGGATGTGAGGTGGAATGTCAGCGCTGAAACTGCAGAATGGCTGCAAAGAGAGATCACCAGGGTCAAGGAACAAGAATGA
- a CDS encoding geranylgeranyl transferase type-1 subunit beta: MHPHQATFKRNAHVNYFVRCLTALPTAAEGHDSNRVTIAYFCLCALDVLGVLREKTTEKQRAEWAEWIWSLQVPSGGFKGSTYMDTPNPTTSPPHLPSTYTALLCLALLRAPLDRLNIPGLLYFLNSCQAEDGSFSPLPAEPYLLEGFQSDARMAYIASVISHIIQDSSGMNLSKLKEWIRKCRTWEGGYASRPGVIEAQGGTTYCSLTTLSFMSDFDNSPSPLNDRIFQTDTLRWLVSRQLGGFQGRPGKLEDVCYSFWCGGTLSVLGRDDLIDHDANKAFLLSAQSPLGGFGKEPEDYPDPYHSYLALAALSLSLNRFGDDKENSFGLKTLDVRWNVSAETAEWLQREITRVKEQE; encoded by the exons ATGCACCCACACCAGGCCACCTTCAAGCGCAATGCACATGTCAACTACTTTGTGCGCTGCCTCACGGCCCTTCCTACAGCTGCCGAAGGACACGATTCAAATCG TGTGACCATCGCCTACTTTTGCTTATGTGCCCTTGACGTCTTGGGTGTTTTGCGAGAGAAGACAACAGAAAAACAGCGTGCAGAATGGGCGGAATGGATATGGTCTCTACAAGTTC CGTCCGGAGGGTTCAAGGGGTCCACATACATGGACACACCA AACCCCACCACATCGCCCCCCCATCTCCCTTCAACTTATACTGCCCTTTTGTGTCTAGCTCTTCTCAGAGCACCATTAGATCGGCTGAACATTCCAGGACTGTTATACTTTCTAAATTCATGTCAAGCGGAAGATGGATC GTTctcgcctcttcctgcCGAACCATACCTTTTGGAAGGCTTTCAGTCTGACGCTCGCATGGCCTACATAGCAAGTGTTATATCCCACATAATACAGGACTCTTCGGGTATGAATCTATCTAAACTGAAGGAGTGGATACGAAAGTGCAGA ACCTGGGAGGGCGGCTATGCTTCCAGACCTGGAGTGATTGAGGCCCAAG GCGGGACAACCTATTGCTCTCTGACAACCCTTTCCTTCATGTCTGACTTTGATAACTCTCCGTCACCTTTGAACGACCGAATCTTTCAAACTGATACCTTGCGGTGGCTAGTCTCTAGACAGCTAGGAGGCTTCCAAGGGCGACCAGGCAAGCTCGAGGATGTTTGTTATTCATTCTGGTGTGGAGGAACTCTTTCT GTTTTGGGCCGAGACGATCTGATTGATCACGATGCCAATAAGGCGTTTCTTCTATCGGCACAGTCACCTTTGGGCGGCTTTGGAAAGGAGCCAGAGGACTATCCTGATCCTTATCACTCTTatcttgctcttgctgcACTTTCATTATCACTGAATCGCTTCGGCGACGACAAAGAAAACAGTTTTGGTTTGAAAACACTGGATGTGAGGTGGAATGTCAGCGCTGAAACTGCAGAATGGCTGCAAAGAGAGATCACCAGGGTCAAGGAACAAGAATGA
- a CDS encoding small subunit ribosomal protein S12e produces MSDAGSETASNHPEVEAQEVEVAAQSGPMSVEDALEQVIKTALVHDGLARGLRECAKALDKKEAHLCVLVETVTEAEYLKLIEALCTEHGIQLIKVSDAKVLGQWAGLAKIDREGKPRKVVGCSCVVITNYGEDSAALQVLLEYFKTR; encoded by the exons ATGTCTGACGCTGGCTCTGAAACCGCTTCCAACCACCCCGAAGTCGAGGCCCAAGAGGTCGAGGTCGCCGCCCAGTCCGGCCCCATGTCTGTCGAGGACGCTCTCGAGCAGGTCATCAAGACCGCTCTCGTCCACGACGGTCTTGCCAGGGGTTTGAGGGAGTGCGCCAAGGCTCttgacaagaaggaggctCACCTCTGTGTCCTCGTCGAGACTGTCACCGAGG CCGAGTACCTTAAGCTCATTGAGGCTCTCTGTACTGAGCACGGTATCCAGCTCATCAAGGTCTCTGACGCCAAGGTCCTTGGTCAGTGGGCCGGTCTCGCCAAGATTGACCGTGAGGGCAAGCCCCGAAAGGTCGTTGGCTGCTCTTGCGTTGTCATCACCAACTACGGTGAGGACTCTGCCGCTCTCCAGGTCCTCCTTGAGT ACTTCAAGACCCGCTAA
- a CDS encoding endoplasmic reticulum protein, with protein MPAIDPHYLWALGHFTVLFSTVYIIFQTVLFRGTPVKTYRLAYSGALLSYFIVVYKSLGRPQLSQPWLRRALVDENCQYALLALFWWISKPVNLTVLPFATFSLFHCLTFLRTNIIPKLVPPPPKPAAGAAPDAAAPGASASQPARPPALLDNISRRIQVWVKTNYDTAMRFVAYAEIFITLRLFAGVLTFRTSFITALFMIHFVRFRYHASPFTRSAVHDITTRIDAFVAGKGAAVQNAWGTVKRLVVSWGGMPLLPNEGRTGAQGPAAQAQQAARG; from the exons ATGCCAGCCATAGACCCTCATTATCTCTGGGCCCTCGGCCACTTCACagtcctcttctccacag TCTACATTATTTTCCAGACAGTCCTCTTCCGTGGAACTCCCGTCAAGACCTACAGGCTCGCATACTCGGGTGCACTCCTCTCCTATTTTATTGTAGTCTATAAATCTCTCGGCCGTCCCCAATTGTCCCAACCATGGCTCAGGAGGGCTTTGGTCGACGAGAACTGCCAGTACGCGCTCTTGGCTCTCTTCTGGTGGATTTCCAAGCCCGTCAACT TGACTGTACTTCCCTTTGcgaccttttccttgttcCACTGCTTAACATTCTTGAGAACCAACATTATCCCTAAGCTCGTCCC TCCTCCCCCAAAGCCTGCAGCGGGTGCCGCTCCCGATGCTGCTGCTCCCGGCGCTTCTGCGTCTCAGCCTGCTAGACCCCCGGCGCTTCTCGACAACATTTCTCGCAGGATTCAGGTTTGGGTTAAGACCAACTATGACACTGCCATGCGGTTTGTCGCTTATGCCGAAatcttcatcaccctccGTTTATTTGCCGGTGTTTTGAC TTTCCGCACTTCTTTCATCACTGCGCTGTTCATGATCCACTTTGTTCGATTTCGATATCATGCTTCTCCTTTTACCCGCTCTGCCGTGCACGATATTACCACTCGCATCGACGCGTTTGTTGCCGGTAAGGGTGCCGCTGTTCAGAACGCTTGGGGAACAGTCAAACGGCTTGTTGTTAGCTGGGGTGGCATGCCGCTTTTGCCAAATGAAGGACGCACCGGTGCCCAGGGCCCCGCGGCTCAGGCTCAACAGGCTGCGAGGGGTTAA
- a CDS encoding short-chain dehydrogenase, with amino-acid sequence MSSSHSLARTVFGTDALTVNKLFDVSGWVAVVTGGGTGLGLITAGALAQNGCKVYITGRRLEPLQEAAKTAAPSQGPGSIIPVQADMSTKEGIAKLKDVIESNEKWINVLINNHGVSLPAPQINEAEQTPEGLSKKMFEDETFESWTDGYRINTASYYFTSFAFLPLLSAAKTVGNFPEPGNIVNLSSISGITKTSQRGQFSYNANKAATISLSHQLATEFARRDIGVRVNVVCPGYFPSGMTPVDDKYHSAANAEFKQKWGTPLARPGNAVDYAQCIFGLITNQYVTGAELIIDGGWLLAQPF; translated from the exons ATGAGTAGCAGCCACTCTCTCGCCAGGACCGTCTTCGGCACAGACGCTCTCACTgtcaacaagctcttcgacGTCAGCGGTTGGGTTGCCGTCG TGACTGGAGGTGGGACAGGTCTCGGATTGATCACTGCCGGTGCTCTGGCGCAGAATGGTTGCAAGGTATACATTACCGGTCGGCGACTCGAGCCCCTCCAGGAAGCAGCCAAGACGGCCGCCCCATCCCAGGGCCCAGGCAGCATTATTCCAGTACAGGCAGACATGAGCACCAAAGAGGGAATCGCCA AGCTCAAGGATGTGATTGAATCTAACGAAAAATGGATCAACGTCCTGATCAATA ATCACGGGGTGTCACTCCCAGCTCCCCAAATCAACGAGGCCGAGCAAACTCCTGAGGGATTGTCCAAAAAAATGTTTGAGGACGAAACCTTTGAGAGCTG GACGGATGGCTACCGAATTAACACTGCTTCCTATTACTTTACTTCGTtcgccttccttccattgcTATCTGCTGCCAAGACGGTGGGCAACTTTCCCGAACCAGGTAACATTGTAAACCTGTCATCCATAAGTGGTATCACCAAGACTTCGCAGAGGGGACAGTTTAGTTACAATGCCAACAA AGCCGCAaccatctccctctctcacCAACTCGCTACTGAATTCGCTCGCCGAGACATTGGCGTTCGAGTCAATGTGGTGTGTCCTGGTTACTTCCCCTCG GGTATGACACCGGTGGATGACAAATACCACAGCGCTGCGAATGCCGAGTTCAAGCAAAAGTGGGGTACGCCTCTCGCTCGCCCGGGTAACGCAGTGGACTACGCTCAGTGTATATTTGGCCTTATCACT AATCAATACGTCACTGGTGCCGAGTTGATTATTGACGGCGGATGGTTACTTGCCCAGC CTTTCTGA
- a CDS encoding short-chain dehydrogenase, whose protein sequence is MSDGEHALARTVFGSDRLSASKIFNVDGWIVLVTGGGTGLGLITAGALAENGAKVYITGRRLEPLEEAAKTAAPKGGKGAIIPLQADMSKKEDIDKVKETIISKEKWLNALINNHGVAITPPKIDEAEQTAEGLSKFMYNEEKFDNWLDAYRINTASYYFTSFAFLPLLAAAKSVGNYSEPGNIINVASISGMTVTSQGGQFSYNSNKGATIALTRMLATELARRELGIRVNMICPGVFPSGMTGYTEDATQPSKEFKDKTGIPLGRTGNAIDYAQTVFSLLSNQYITGRELVVDGGYLLNQV, encoded by the exons ATGAGCGACGGTGAACACGCACTTGCTAGGACTGTTTTCGGCTCCGACCGACTGTCTGCCTCCAAGATTTTCAACGTTGACGGCTGGATCGTCCTTG TTACTGGCGGCGGTACTGGCCTTGGTCTCATCACAGCGGGTGCCTTGGCTGAAAACGGGGCCAAGGTATACATTACTGGTCGAAGATTAGAGCCTCTCGAGGAAGCTGCTAAGACTGCAGCGCCTAAGGGAGGTAAGGGAGCGATTATTCCACTCCAAGCGGACatgagcaagaaggaggatatTGACA AGGTAAAGGAGACCATCATTTCTAAGGAAAAATGGTTGAATGCGCTCATCAACA ACCACGGCGTTGCAATCACTCCCCCGAAGATTGACGAGGCCGAGCAGACTGCAGAGGGATTGTCCAAGTTCATGTATAATGAAGAGAAGTTTGACAACTG GCTTGATGCCTACCGGATTAACACCGCTTCATACTACTTCACTTCATTTGCCTTCCTTCCACTCTTGGCTGCTGCTAAGAGTGTTGGTAACTATTCTGAGCCTGGTAACATCATCAACGTTGCTTCCATCAGTGGAATGACCGTTACCTCACAAGGTGGTCAATTCAGCTACAACTCGAACAA AGGTGCTACTATCGCTCTCACTCGTATGTTGGCTACCGAACTGGCTCGACGAGAGCTGGGTATTCGAGTAAACATGATCTGCCCTGGCGTTTTCCCTTCT GGAATGACCGGGTATACTGAAGATGCCACCCAGCCCAGCAAAGAGTTCAAAGACAAGACGGGCATACCATTGGGTAGGACTGGAAACGCAATCGACTACGCCCAAACAGTCTTTAGTCTCCTTTCT AATCAATACATCACCGGAAGGGAGCTTGTTGTCGATGGCGGTTATTTACTTAATCAGG TATAA